CAAAAAAAACTGCTCCTCACAACAAGGTTGCGCAACGAACCAGATTTCTGCGCAAAGCGTAAAAAGCGGACAGTTTTATGGGAAAAGGTCTTGCGGGAAATTAAAGAAGTGGATGACACCTTTCCATTCTCGCGGGATGATATCACCAGAAAGTTTTTAAACTTCTGTGTGACATATAAGAGAATTAAAAGGCACAACAACACTTCTGGAGAAGCAGCCACAACTTGGGAGTTTTTCGAGGAAATGGACGAAGTCTATGGTTCCCGGTCTGATATTGCTGTCCCTGCTTCAACTTTAGAAAGTTCTCTTTATGACATTCTTTCAGACACGCAGGTGGATCCTCCAGAAATGGTTATGTCAACAGAACCTGCTACGAAAAAGAAAAAGTGTGAAGTATTGGAATTTTTAAAGCAGCAGGCCTGCAATGACAAAGAatcaatacaaaatttgataCCTAGAAATAGAAGATAAGAAGTTAGATGTGGAAAAGCAGAAGTTGGAAGAAATGCGCAGTTTGCGTATTCTCTTAAGTGAAgttattatcaaaaaataatataaaaatgtgatttaaaAAGAGACTTGTTTAAAGTTAATCTTGTGCTGTTccaaaaatgaatttaaataatttacctTTATAAGTGCCTTTATTGtacctaaaaattaatttaactgaaatattttaagttgtttttattagttAAAAAGCAATGGATTCTAAAgctgatattttattttaaataataaataattaaaaaccgaaattaattttatttttctaaaacttatcaaatcaaaaaattcagagTGTAATTGAAATAAGCGCTAACATTAATTTATTGTTAAGCTGAAATAAGCGTTGTCAGCTCTAGTCTCTTCCTTTTAGCTTCGTCCCTTTGTGAAGCAGTACTACTATGTAGTTCGCTATCAGCGTTGAAACTTATATTGTTGCTTTCATCTATAAGTTCAATATCATACACGTTTGGtttctcattttcaattatTACATTATGAAGTACCAAACAGGCCATAATAATTTGCTTTGCTAGAACTATACTttgtatttcaatataatttaaaactctaatttttttttaaaataccaaaCGCCCACTCAACAAAAACTCTTGAAGAACTTAagacattattaaattttttttgttcatgcgTGAGGTGTCCGTTATCCTTATATAGCGTCATTAAAAATG
This genomic stretch from Calliphora vicina unplaced genomic scaffold, idCalVici1.1 scaffold_21, whole genome shotgun sequence harbors:
- the LOC135963089 gene encoding uncharacterized protein LOC135963089 — its product is MADSQIEKKWNHNQKKLLLTTRLRNEPDFCAKRKKRTVLWEKVLREIKEVDDTFPFSRDDITRKFLNFCVTYKRIKRHNNTSGEAATTWEFFEEMDEVYGSRSDIAVPASTLESSLYDILSDTQVDPPEMVMSTEPATKKKKCEVLEFLKQQACNDKESIQNLIPRNRR